A region of Catenibacterium mitsuokai DNA encodes the following proteins:
- a CDS encoding MerR family transcriptional regulator encodes MRTANKNEYSMSIQEAMDMTGMSRNFILNAVEQGKWPGTVITVKGRRSVHIPRIAFMHYLGISEDNN; translated from the coding sequence ATGCGAACAGCAAATAAAAATGAATACTCAATGAGTATTCAGGAGGCAATGGATATGACAGGAATGTCCAGGAACTTCATTCTTAATGCAGTAGAACAGGGTAAATGGCCAGGTACTGTTATTACAGTAAAGGGTCGTAGATCGGTTCATATTCCAAGAATTGCATTTATGCATTATCTAGGCATATCTGAAGATAACAATTAA
- a CDS encoding tyrosine-type recombinase/integrase: MEAVLSEFLNEMKYEEKAPNTVKQYRRACTNFLSSIEDKNKEVKKDDVMAYKSKMLDEYKPSTINVSIICINKFLRYCETESLERGQRSRMEVKTIREQRVSSLEDVLEPGELKRLLKYSRRLGYDDIYLIIKIFAYTGIRCQELKDFTAENMKHTIIRTNSKGKVREIILRDDLKKEINQYMKRHGITGGYVFRNDDNDGLIPYQTIYRKLQKVAGAAKVNKRKVHPHSFRHLFGIVFMQQGGNIDELADIYGHSSLETTRIYLRTTAKMKKEKMSRLKY, encoded by the coding sequence ATGGAAGCGGTCTTAAGTGAATTTCTGAATGAGATGAAGTATGAAGAAAAGGCCCCCAATACTGTAAAGCAGTACAGAAGGGCATGTACTAATTTCTTGTCCTCTATTGAAGATAAGAACAAGGAAGTTAAAAAGGATGATGTGATGGCTTATAAGAGCAAGATGCTTGATGAATATAAGCCATCCACTATTAATGTTTCTATTATCTGCATAAACAAGTTTTTACGCTACTGTGAGACGGAATCATTGGAGAGGGGACAACGCTCAAGGATGGAAGTAAAAACCATCAGAGAACAGCGTGTATCATCTCTTGAGGATGTACTGGAACCGGGTGAACTTAAAAGACTTTTAAAGTATTCAAGAAGGCTTGGATATGATGACATATATCTTATTATCAAGATTTTTGCATATACAGGAATAAGATGTCAGGAGCTGAAGGATTTCACTGCAGAGAATATGAAGCACACTATTATCAGAACCAATTCGAAAGGAAAGGTTCGAGAAATCATTTTAAGAGATGATCTGAAGAAAGAGATTAACCAGTACATGAAGAGACATGGAATTACTGGTGGTTATGTATTCAGGAATGATGATAATGATGGATTGATTCCTTATCAGACTATATACAGAAAGCTTCAGAAGGTTGCTGGAGCCGCGAAGGTCAATAAGAGGAAGGTTCATCCTCATTCCTTCAGACATCTGTTTGGCATAGTGTTCATGCAGCAGGGCGGTAATATAGACGAGCTTGCTGATATCTATGGACACTCATCACTGGAAACTACACGTATTTATCTGCGCACTACTGCGAAGATGAAAAAGGAGAAAATGAGCAGACTGAAGTACTAA
- a CDS encoding MarR family transcriptional regulator — protein sequence MISNLNFDNLSANTNTVLGLIIDQCVDRRVPHCTFSMTALRDKTKFSKQRIQMSLKQLEDLGYINISRVPMGGYRYYLDGESIAIYTNEVEKYSGSTRL from the coding sequence ATGATCAGCAATCTCAATTTTGACAATCTAAGCGCAAATACAAATACAGTTCTTGGACTGATCATTGACCAGTGCGTAGACAGAAGAGTGCCTCACTGTACTTTCTCAATGACGGCACTAAGAGATAAAACTAAATTCTCAAAACAAAGGATTCAGATGAGTCTCAAGCAGCTTGAGGACCTTGGATATATCAATATTTCTAGAGTTCCGATGGGTGGGTACAGATACTACCTGGATGGCGAATCAATCGCTATCTATACAAATGAAGTTGAAAAGTATTCAGGCAGCACACGCTTATAA
- a CDS encoding HNH endonuclease — protein sequence MKQEQIWKFWKNGRREGTFFEVSNTGHVLKHYKNGTTNMCSPFLRKPQIRMGHSPILYVKVDNKDMNLARIVYEVWHGPIYKDCRIIHKDGNYKNNHQANLLMVTNEEAGRIGALRQRKGKPIYNAETGDIYRSSRDAALKTYISRMTALEYVNGKVFSPLVPMMFEEDMRKVAAAYKKVRNRGSFNKKNKFEVIANALTPEQYERLMKNIELLCWDEKVKRYY from the coding sequence ATGAAACAGGAACAGATATGGAAGTTCTGGAAAAACGGCAGAAGAGAAGGGACTTTTTTTGAAGTCTCCAACACAGGCCATGTCTTAAAGCATTATAAAAATGGAACGACTAATATGTGCAGCCCATTCTTAAGAAAGCCACAGATAAGAATGGGCCATTCTCCAATACTTTATGTAAAAGTCGATAACAAAGATATGAATCTAGCTAGAATCGTATATGAGGTATGGCATGGGCCAATCTATAAAGACTGCAGAATCATCCATAAGGACGGCAACTACAAGAATAATCATCAGGCAAATCTTCTGATGGTAACAAATGAAGAAGCAGGAAGGATAGGCGCTTTAAGGCAGAGAAAAGGCAAGCCTATCTATAATGCTGAGACAGGTGATATATACAGAAGTTCAAGAGATGCTGCACTTAAAACATATATATCACGTATGACGGCGCTTGAATATGTGAATGGCAAAGTGTTCAGTCCGTTAGTTCCAATGATGTTCGAAGAGGATATGAGAAAAGTTGCTGCTGCATATAAAAAAGTCAGAAATAGAGGAAGTTTCAACAAAAAGAACAAATTCGAAGTAATTGCGAATGCTCTTACTCCTGAACAGTATGAAAGACTAATGAAAAATATTGAATTACTGTGTTGGGATGAAAAGGTAAAAAGATATTACTGA
- a CDS encoding N-6 DNA methylase, with amino-acid sequence MKYIIDNINRMAGKYTPHQVFADWVEMSALSIAQSIEPVEEREEAFFSIARKYSEDDFFTLGCMLGRLSFLLENGLDDYLGKIYMELSTGNSHTGQFFTPFHVCEMMAGVALADYDGETEYLNEPSSGGGANILAYAKVMKAKGYNYQRLLEVKAQDLDYKCVYMTYVQLSLAGVNAEVVQGNSLEGKHNVVLHTPMYLMRGGLSVKGRNNQ; translated from the coding sequence ATGAAGTATATAATTGACAATATCAACAGAATGGCTGGAAAGTATACTCCTCACCAGGTCTTTGCTGACTGGGTGGAGATGTCAGCATTATCAATTGCACAGAGTATCGAACCAGTTGAAGAACGTGAAGAAGCTTTCTTCAGTATCGCAAGAAAATACAGTGAAGATGATTTCTTTACACTTGGATGCATGCTAGGACGTCTTTCTTTTCTTCTGGAGAACGGCCTAGATGATTATCTAGGGAAGATCTACATGGAATTAAGCACCGGAAACAGTCATACAGGTCAGTTCTTCACTCCATTTCATGTATGTGAGATGATGGCAGGCGTTGCGTTAGCTGACTATGATGGAGAAACTGAATATCTTAATGAGCCTTCTTCTGGTGGTGGAGCAAACATACTTGCATACGCAAAGGTAATGAAAGCAAAAGGGTATAACTATCAGCGACTATTGGAAGTAAAAGCACAGGACTTGGACTATAAGTGCGTATACATGACATATGTGCAGCTTTCACTAGCAGGAGTGAATGCAGAGGTCGTTCAAGGAAACAGTCTTGAAGGGAAGCATAATGTAGTGCTGCATACACCTATGTATTTAATGAGAGGTGGTTTAAGTGTTAAAGGACGAAATAATCAATAG
- a CDS encoding tyrosine-type recombinase/integrase: MLKDEIINRVLNSMKMLNGEELTMLRGVLLVALDGVEVIRTKNQISTEVLDDNELIQRFLIQKKIDGLSKRTIDYYRVTLEKWLHFYIKKSVLEWTRDDVRMHFARRMIDYPDVSKVTINNDRRNFSSFFTWLMDEGYLRNGNPMKAMKKIKVDKVIKEPIPDDQIEVMRDKLAEKKSANKIGTRLWLKAVRDQAIFELLLTTGCRIGELTTAKIKDLDLERKEIKVFGKGAKERVCYLNTLSVLRMQQWLEARKDIENEYIFVSCDSANGKKGNHARLQISGVEINIRKLGRECGFENIHPHRFRRTAATTALRKGMPIEQVQLMLGHEQIDTTMIYAKTDTKSVKYSHDKYM, from the coding sequence GTGTTAAAGGACGAAATAATCAATAGAGTATTAAACTCTATGAAAATGCTGAATGGAGAGGAACTGACAATGCTGCGAGGGGTATTGCTTGTAGCACTTGATGGTGTCGAAGTAATCAGAACAAAAAATCAAATTTCGACAGAAGTATTAGATGACAATGAGCTTATCCAGAGATTTCTTATTCAGAAAAAAATTGACGGTTTATCAAAAAGAACCATTGATTACTATAGAGTAACACTTGAAAAATGGCTTCATTTCTACATCAAAAAAAGCGTTCTTGAGTGGACTAGAGATGATGTGAGAATGCACTTTGCAAGAAGAATGATTGATTATCCTGATGTTTCTAAAGTGACTATAAATAATGACAGGAGAAACTTCTCGTCTTTCTTCACATGGCTCATGGATGAAGGCTATTTGAGGAACGGCAATCCAATGAAAGCCATGAAGAAAATAAAAGTAGATAAAGTTATTAAGGAGCCAATTCCTGATGATCAAATTGAAGTGATGCGTGACAAGCTTGCAGAAAAGAAGAGCGCCAATAAAATAGGCACAAGATTGTGGCTGAAAGCAGTGAGAGACCAGGCAATTTTTGAATTATTACTTACAACAGGATGTAGAATCGGAGAATTGACTACTGCTAAAATAAAGGATTTAGATTTAGAACGTAAAGAAATTAAGGTATTTGGTAAAGGTGCAAAAGAAAGAGTGTGCTATCTAAATACTTTAAGTGTACTCAGGATGCAGCAGTGGCTTGAAGCTAGAAAAGACATAGAGAATGAATATATATTCGTTTCTTGTGATAGTGCTAATGGAAAAAAAGGAAACCATGCAAGACTGCAAATAAGCGGCGTAGAAATAAATATCAGAAAACTCGGAAGAGAATGTGGCTTCGAAAATATACATCCTCATAGGTTCAGAAGAACTGCAGCAACTACCGCCTTAAGAAAAGGCATGCCAATAGAACAGGTACAGTTGATGTTAGGTCATGAACAGATTGATACAACAATGATCTACGCTAAGACTGACACTAAGAGTGTTAAATACTCACATGATAAATATATGTAA
- a CDS encoding DUF1492 domain-containing protein, protein MSRVKEQLENYRFLKERVEYLENRLVNVKAISYSSYGSTGIPKTKQDLILEKDELIKEMDETRRLVYSIKDTKLRCILCYRYLDGMTIEQVADEMNYSAHHVWKMLRDALSELENAHKCT, encoded by the coding sequence ATGAGTAGAGTCAAAGAGCAACTAGAAAATTATAGATTTCTAAAAGAGCGAGTTGAATACTTAGAAAATAGATTAGTAAATGTTAAAGCTATTAGTTATTCTTCTTATGGCTCTACTGGCATTCCTAAGACTAAACAGGATTTGATTCTTGAAAAGGATGAACTCATTAAAGAGATGGATGAGACTAGAAGACTTGTCTATTCAATTAAAGATACAAAGCTTAGATGTATATTGTGCTATCGCTATCTTGATGGCATGACTATTGAACAGGTAGCAGATGAAATGAATTATTCAGCTCACCACGTCTGGAAAATGTTAAGAGATGCATTAAGTGAGTTAGAAAATGCACATAAATGCACATAA
- a CDS encoding HNH endonuclease gives MARGYRPDQDNAGHRRQFLINKKKILATQTVCGICGKPVDFTKKYPHPMSPCIDHIIPVAKGGHPSDMDNLQLAHWICNREKSDKLFRRIEVKRDSQIMNDDLPHKVDWTTYKAS, from the coding sequence ATGGCTAGAGGATACAGACCTGACCAGGATAACGCTGGACATAGAAGACAGTTTCTTATTAATAAGAAAAAGATACTTGCTACACAAACTGTCTGTGGTATATGTGGCAAGCCTGTTGACTTCACTAAGAAGTATCCTCATCCAATGTCTCCATGTATAGACCATATCATTCCAGTAGCTAAAGGCGGTCACCCTAGTGACATGGACAATCTTCAGCTTGCGCATTGGATTTGTAACCGTGAAAAGAGTGACAAGCTTTTCAGACGAATAGAAGTAAAGAGAGACAGTCAGATAATGAACGACGATCTTCCTCATAAGGTAGATTGGACTACATATAAGGCATCTTAA
- a CDS encoding phage portal protein, translating to MNYKGIEYLRAKLSHKRTKVLECYKYYDMKDQMDPYQTNTLPEKLRSISKKVGWIPKAVDTLSNRLQFNGFSEDDIMNLDNIFRMNNRDVLFDQMFKGAIISSCDFVYISKNDDGSARLQVIDGSNATGILDTSTMMLTEGYAVLERDAELGNPLVEAYFTSDATYFYTEGQHNPSMDMVNVAPYPLLVPVIYNPDATRPFGRSLISKSLIKYVDDAKEALRLMSVSSMFYSFPQKYVVGLDDEVEQFDKWGATMSSMLAFTKDSDGGVPTVGQFNQQSMSPYNDVLKTLASMFAGETGLTLDDLGFTTENPSSAEGIKASHESLRLMAKSAQDTFSVGIINTGYLAKCVEDNKSYKRTEFANITVRWKPAFDVDATMLSGIGDGVSKINGAISNYFDKGTLEDLTGIRSSNDNTPAYLQPLDLDIDDGEEDEQ from the coding sequence ATGAATTATAAAGGAATTGAATACTTGAGAGCGAAGCTTTCGCACAAGAGAACAAAGGTATTGGAATGTTATAAGTATTATGACATGAAGGATCAGATGGACCCTTATCAGACCAACACCCTTCCTGAAAAGCTGAGAAGCATAAGCAAGAAGGTAGGATGGATTCCAAAGGCTGTTGATACATTATCAAACCGTCTACAGTTCAATGGATTCAGTGAAGACGATATCATGAATCTTGATAATATCTTCAGAATGAATAATAGAGATGTGCTCTTTGACCAGATGTTCAAGGGGGCAATCATCTCTTCATGTGACTTTGTGTATATATCCAAAAATGATGATGGCAGTGCTAGACTTCAGGTGATAGATGGATCCAACGCTACAGGTATATTAGACACATCTACAATGATGCTTACTGAAGGGTATGCAGTACTTGAAAGAGATGCTGAACTAGGCAATCCGCTAGTAGAAGCGTATTTCACCTCAGATGCAACTTATTTCTATACTGAAGGTCAGCATAACCCCTCAATGGATATGGTCAATGTAGCACCTTATCCACTTCTAGTGCCTGTTATCTATAATCCTGACGCTACAAGGCCGTTTGGCAGAAGCCTCATATCAAAATCACTCATTAAGTATGTAGATGATGCTAAGGAAGCATTGAGACTCATGAGCGTAAGTTCTATGTTCTATTCATTCCCACAGAAATATGTGGTCGGGCTAGATGATGAAGTAGAACAGTTCGATAAGTGGGGCGCTACAATGTCCTCAATGCTTGCATTTACTAAAGATTCCGATGGCGGTGTTCCGACAGTAGGGCAGTTTAATCAGCAGTCAATGTCTCCATATAATGATGTGCTCAAGACTCTTGCTTCTATGTTTGCTGGAGAGACAGGGCTCACATTAGATGACCTTGGATTTACTACAGAAAATCCATCCAGTGCTGAAGGAATTAAAGCATCACACGAAAGCCTTAGACTGATGGCAAAGAGTGCACAGGATACATTCAGTGTAGGCATCATTAATACAGGATATCTGGCTAAATGTGTTGAAGACAACAAATCATATAAGCGTACTGAATTTGCGAATATCACCGTACGATGGAAGCCAGCGTTTGATGTTGATGCAACTATGCTTTCAGGTATTGGTGATGGTGTATCAAAAATCAATGGAGCAATTTCTAACTACTTTGATAAGGGTACGCTTGAAGATCTAACAGGCATCAGATCTTCTAATGACAATACTCCTGCTTATTTACAACCTTTAGACCTAGACATAGATGATGGTGAAGAAGATGAACAGTGA
- a CDS encoding terminase large subunit — MSNKIGRQTPTNSYIIPYKSTLGNEAIELYNNTTRNAMEWQEIQMMDIMAVDDDGQWVHIKYGYSIPRRNGKSEILVMRELWGLLHGEKILHTAHRTTTSHASWEKLKQMLDENDYTEVKRADKEKTYEKSYTATAQFGLETIKILDDGGGSASFRTRSSKGGLGEGFDLLIVDEAQEYTEDQQSALQYVVTSSENPQTLMCGTPPTAVSSGTVFVNLRKECLSGGSDTSGWAEWSVEHMSDVKDRDIWYETNPSLGQTLKERSVAAEDSSDEIDFNIQRFGLWLQYNQKSAISENEWNALKVETIPEFKGPLFVGIKYGHDGSNVSMSIAVKTKNDNILVDVIGCRPIRKGNGWIVDFLRKADIAAVTVDGANGQQMLINELKEAGIKLKMIIPKTADIIAAGASFEKALYASNICHFGQPSLSQCVSNCEKRAIGTNGGFGYKSIIEGVDISLLDSVVLAHWQCSLKKARKKQKVLI, encoded by the coding sequence ATGTCTAATAAGATAGGCAGACAGACTCCTACGAATAGTTACATTATCCCTTATAAGAGCACATTAGGGAATGAAGCTATAGAACTATACAACAATACCACACGTAATGCTATGGAATGGCAGGAGATACAGATGATGGACATAATGGCTGTTGATGATGACGGTCAGTGGGTCCATATAAAATACGGATATTCAATACCGAGACGTAACGGGAAGTCTGAAATCCTTGTCATGAGAGAACTGTGGGGACTGCTGCATGGGGAAAAGATTCTACATACAGCACATCGTACAACCACATCACATGCTTCGTGGGAGAAGCTTAAGCAGATGCTTGATGAAAATGATTACACTGAGGTTAAAAGAGCAGATAAGGAAAAGACCTATGAAAAGTCCTATACAGCTACAGCCCAGTTTGGACTGGAGACAATAAAAATACTTGATGATGGTGGGGGAAGTGCTTCCTTCAGAACTAGATCATCAAAGGGAGGGCTTGGTGAAGGCTTTGACCTTCTCATTGTGGATGAGGCTCAGGAATACACCGAAGATCAGCAGTCAGCACTTCAGTATGTAGTTACTTCATCAGAGAACCCTCAGACACTTATGTGTGGTACTCCACCAACTGCAGTATCTTCAGGTACTGTATTTGTTAATCTGAGAAAGGAATGTCTATCAGGAGGTTCTGATACGAGTGGATGGGCTGAATGGTCTGTAGAACATATGTCAGATGTTAAAGACAGGGATATATGGTATGAGACGAATCCATCGTTAGGCCAGACACTGAAGGAGCGTTCTGTTGCTGCTGAAGATTCAAGTGATGAAATTGACTTCAATATACAGAGATTCGGTCTATGGCTTCAGTATAACCAGAAATCAGCAATATCAGAAAATGAGTGGAACGCTCTGAAAGTAGAGACTATTCCAGAGTTTAAAGGTCCTCTCTTTGTTGGCATAAAGTATGGTCATGATGGCAGTAATGTTTCAATGTCTATCGCAGTCAAAACAAAAAATGACAATATACTAGTTGATGTCATTGGATGCAGACCTATTCGAAAAGGAAACGGATGGATTGTTGACTTTCTTAGAAAGGCTGATATTGCTGCAGTTACAGTAGATGGTGCAAACGGTCAGCAGATGCTTATCAACGAGCTTAAAGAGGCAGGCATCAAATTAAAGATGATCATACCAAAGACTGCAGATATCATTGCTGCAGGCGCTTCATTTGAAAAGGCTCTGTATGCTTCAAACATATGCCATTTTGGTCAGCCATCGCTGTCACAGTGCGTATCCAACTGTGAAAAGCGAGCTATCGGAACAAATGGGGGATTCGGATACAAGTCAATCATTGAAGGGGTTGACATTTCTCTTCTTGACTCAGTAGTGCTGGCACATTGGCAATGCTCTCTCAAGAAGGCAAGAAAGAAGCAGAAAGTACTTATTTAG
- a CDS encoding capsid assembly scaffolding protein Gp46 family protein, producing MSFTPINTQEEFDNAIKERLAREKKKYEGYMSPEDVQALKDTYSTSNSEELENLKNENTSLKQQVAGFNRKELLNKVAADNKLPSSATQFLKGETEEELNESAKALAELFPKPSNEPHAKAPEPTSPTANNQLGGEMSGVEKKFREMNPDLKF from the coding sequence ATGAGTTTTACACCAATCAATACACAGGAAGAATTTGACAATGCAATCAAAGAAAGATTAGCTAGAGAAAAGAAAAAATATGAAGGATATATGTCACCTGAGGATGTACAGGCGCTTAAGGATACTTATTCAACTTCTAATTCAGAAGAATTAGAGAATCTAAAAAATGAAAATACGTCATTAAAGCAGCAGGTGGCAGGATTCAATAGAAAAGAACTTCTCAACAAGGTAGCGGCAGATAACAAGCTTCCTTCTTCAGCCACCCAGTTCCTAAAGGGAGAGACTGAAGAAGAACTCAATGAATCTGCAAAGGCACTTGCTGAACTATTTCCAAAGCCTAGCAATGAGCCTCATGCAAAAGCACCTGAACCAACATCACCTACCGCAAATAATCAGTTAGGTGGTGAGATGTCCGGTGTCGAAAAGAAGTTCAGAGAAATGAATCCAGACTTAAAATTTTAA
- a CDS encoding phage major capsid protein: MAQNPELQERYSSLVLAKQRKTSLFIKLFNKNYDGTPTAGAVKIPVRDTEVAVNAYDKTNGVSLTSSATSYKVLVIDNDNAVNELIDNHTAASVPDGLVAERLDSAGYSMAMKIDTDLGDELVAKGTAITDTKALTKTTVYDAIIDARTQARKAHIAPSEMWLAVSTEMYGLLLKSDQFVRASDLGDSVVQTGAIGKIGGILVYEADNLTDATVDFILGNNVYCHYVDDWMVPVTVNDLADGSHIGACAVQGRDVYGYMISRPDTVLVRKHAS; encoded by the coding sequence ATGGCACAGAATCCAGAATTACAGGAAAGATATTCAAGTCTTGTATTAGCTAAGCAGAGAAAGACATCATTATTTATCAAATTATTTAATAAAAATTATGATGGTACACCAACAGCAGGCGCCGTGAAAATTCCAGTAAGAGATACAGAGGTAGCAGTGAATGCATACGATAAAACAAATGGTGTTTCATTAACTTCATCAGCCACATCATACAAAGTACTAGTTATCGACAATGACAACGCAGTCAATGAATTGATTGATAACCATACAGCTGCATCTGTTCCAGATGGATTAGTAGCAGAAAGACTAGATTCAGCAGGCTATTCAATGGCTATGAAGATCGATACTGATCTAGGTGATGAATTAGTTGCTAAAGGAACAGCAATTACAGATACGAAGGCACTCACTAAGACAACTGTATATGATGCAATCATCGATGCTAGAACACAGGCAAGAAAGGCACATATCGCCCCTAGCGAGATGTGGCTAGCAGTTTCTACAGAAATGTATGGATTATTATTAAAGAGCGATCAATTTGTAAGAGCTTCTGATCTAGGTGATTCAGTAGTACAAACAGGAGCAATCGGAAAAATCGGTGGCATCTTAGTTTATGAAGCTGATAATTTAACAGATGCAACAGTTGACTTCATTTTAGGTAATAATGTTTATTGCCATTATGTGGATGATTGGATGGTGCCTGTAACAGTCAATGATCTTGCTGATGGTTCCCATATCGGTGCATGTGCTGTACAAGGAAGAGATGTCTACGGCTATATGATCTCTAGACCAGATACAGTACTGGTTAGAAAGCACGCATCTTAG
- a CDS encoding Gp19/Gp15/Gp42 family protein has product MDIYASVEDYEKVYNIALNNEQQKRLLMLIELASSLLREEANKRNMNLSAVISSSDDKANVAKMVVLACVHRVMSKDDGQDMPLEQFSQSALGYTFSGTYVNPGDDLYYLRNELKRMGIMKQRYGAMDIYET; this is encoded by the coding sequence ATGGATATCTATGCATCAGTAGAAGATTATGAAAAAGTCTACAACATTGCTCTAAATAACGAGCAGCAGAAACGCTTATTGATGCTCATTGAACTTGCTTCCTCTCTTTTGAGAGAGGAGGCAAATAAAAGGAATATGAATCTAAGCGCTGTTATCAGTTCATCTGATGACAAAGCTAATGTCGCAAAAATGGTTGTTCTTGCATGTGTCCATCGTGTAATGTCTAAAGATGATGGTCAGGATATGCCGCTTGAACAGTTCTCACAGTCAGCGCTTGGATACACTTTCAGTGGTACATATGTGAATCCGGGTGATGATCTTTATTACTTAAGGAATGAACTGAAACGAATGGGTATCATGAAGCAGAGATATGGAGCAATGGACATATATGAGACTTAA
- a CDS encoding phage tail tube protein: MANVDASNITTGKPKIGGAVWSAPDGTTLPTSAAVELDKAFKSLGYCSDDGVKNKASSSSDSITAWGGDTVLDVDKDFSDEFSLTLIESLNIDVLKEVFGQKQVTGDIETGVTVDVKANTRGYRVLVIDMILAEGTVLKRIVIPACKLTEVGEITYKDDDAVGYDCTFKARPDGSGSYHKEYIIKKGA, from the coding sequence ATGGCAAATGTAGATGCATCAAATATAACAACAGGCAAGCCTAAGATTGGAGGTGCTGTCTGGTCGGCGCCTGACGGTACTACTTTACCAACGAGTGCAGCTGTAGAACTTGATAAAGCATTCAAATCACTTGGATACTGCTCTGATGATGGTGTCAAGAATAAGGCATCTTCTTCAAGCGATTCAATCACTGCATGGGGTGGAGACACTGTACTTGATGTTGATAAAGATTTTTCAGACGAATTCAGTCTCACATTGATTGAATCATTAAATATTGATGTATTGAAGGAAGTCTTTGGACAGAAACAAGTAACCGGTGATATTGAAACAGGAGTTACTGTAGATGTAAAAGCCAACACAAGGGGATATAGAGTACTTGTGATTGATATGATTCTTGCAGAAGGAACAGTATTGAAACGAATTGTTATTCCGGCATGCAAGCTTACAGAAGTTGGCGAAATTACATATAAGGATGATGATGCTGTAGGGTATGACTGTACATTCAAGGCAAGACCTGATGGAAGCGGATCATATCATAAGGAATACATCATAAAAAAAGGAGCATAG
- a CDS encoding DUF5361 domain-containing protein: protein MAETYHIYDFMSYKPSYIYVLVSGLRNDSRLKMAMEEQNIDTQTILSALAVDYLALLAWSKTKDAQKNRNRPESIYEKLMNPVKKKQTEGFNSAEEFERARMQIIRKGGA from the coding sequence TTGGCTGAAACATATCATATATATGACTTCATGTCTTACAAGCCTTCTTATATCTACGTTCTTGTCAGCGGATTACGAAATGATTCAAGACTAAAAATGGCAATGGAAGAACAGAATATAGATACTCAAACTATACTAAGTGCACTCGCTGTTGATTATCTGGCACTTCTTGCCTGGTCTAAGACAAAAGACGCTCAGAAAAATAGAAATCGTCCTGAATCAATATATGAAAAGCTGATGAATCCTGTAAAGAAAAAGCAGACCGAAGGCTTTAACAGCGCGGAAGAGTTTGAAAGAGCAAGAATGCAGATCATAAGGAAAGGAGGCGCTTAA